One region of Miscanthus floridulus cultivar M001 chromosome 19, ASM1932011v1, whole genome shotgun sequence genomic DNA includes:
- the LOC136527323 gene encoding uncharacterized protein yields the protein MDRSWIKSRMSSREHVNGVNEFMTFVSERFSDDEEMFCPCHQCLNRVRRPKGQVQDHLYIHGMATTYTRWVHHGEPSEVVPHEIDDHVDEHTSLNEDFGMNVDEEDDPDDGIRGMVEELYTAEVEGRCINKNHVSRHVGRDLDNISRGLSNKIPVHIAEGHLQPEEPLQAAKLASEAGIILRNHVPIFTHWKHYKKVEAEGVVKNFNDKVGSQFTIDANAGPVKDAFSDLLKKGQRQMRYRPKKQYFNGIPANEVRTTSPLTTITDMEWKQLVDMWSTPKHKEKCLKNKDSRELVQYHQMT from the exons ATGGATAGATCTTGGATCAAGAGTAGGATGTCCAGCAGGGAACACGTGAATGGGGTGAATGAATTCATGACCTTTGTTTCCGAGAGATTCAGTGATGATGAAGAGATGTTCTGTCCATGTCATCAATGTTTGAATCGGGTTCGCAGACCTAAAGGACAGGTGCAGGATCACTTGTATATTCATGGGATGGCTACTACTTACACTAGATGGGTACATCATGGAGAACCATCGGAGGTTGTACCACATGAAATTGATGACCATGTTGATGAACATACTAGTCTGAATGAGGATTTTGGCATGAATGTGGATGAAGAAGATGACCCTGACGATGGAATTCGTGGTATGGTAGAGGAGTTGTACACAGCTGAAGTGGAAG GTCGATGTATCAACAAAAATCACGTAAGCAGACACGTAGGTAGAGATTTGGATAACATTTCAAGAGGGTTAAGCAACAAGATCCCAGTGCACATTGCTGAAGGACACCTGCAGCCAGAGGAGCCTTTGCAAGCTGCAAAACTAGCATCAGAGGCTGGTATTATTCTACGGAACCATGTCCCAATCTTCACTCACTGGAAGCATTATAAGAAGGTAGAAGCCGAAGGTGTTGTTAAGAACTTCAATGACAAAGTTGGT AGTCAATTCACCATTGACGCAAATGCTGGTCCAGTGAAAGATGCATTTTCTGATTTGCTAAAAAAAGGACAACGACAGATGAGATACCGGCCGAAGAAGCAATACTTCAATGGCATACCAGCAAATGAAGTTAGAACAACTTCACCGCTGACCACCATAACTGACATGGAGTGGAAACAACTCGTGGACATGTGGTCTACCCCAAAGCACAAG GAAAAATGTCTGAAAAACAAAGATAGCCGTGAGTTAGTTCAGTACCACCAGATGACATGA
- the LOC136527324 gene encoding uncharacterized protein produces the protein MRQYFFLAGGATSLIWLSPNAFRKSAKARSHFSIGFVMGTGKTLLKAARMAGWLPDPSEKRFPKTRQSYLMRLNLGAHQNYYNGSLKMINWTILEPYLYPSDFDYSCSDGIEEGDDSIWSIVGGKVNKMLSCP, from the exons ATGCGACAATATTTCTTCCTCGCTGGAGGAGCTACATCCCTGATCTGGTTGTCACCCAATGCCTTTCGTAAGAGTGCGAAAGCAAGAAGCCATTTTTCTATTG GTTTTGTGATGGGCACTGGAAAGACTCTTCTCAAG GCTGCAAGGATGGCTGGTTGGCTCCCAGATCCAAGTGAAAAGAGGTTTCCAAAAACAAGACAG AGCTACTTGATGAGGCTAAATCTCGGAGCACATCAGAACTACTACAATGGCTCACTGAAAATGATAAATTGGACTATTTTGGAACCTTATCTTTATCCTTCAG ACTTTGACTATTCATGCTCTGATGGAATCGAAGAGGGTGATGACAGCATTTGGAGCATCGTTGGTGGGAAGGTAAACAAAATGCTGTCATGTCCATAA
- the LOC136525484 gene encoding B3 domain-containing protein Os06g0112300-like: protein MTMWWMLEVEAKAWTTTFADVVPFLEASFPTSPPTVLDVAEEEEPPLPRPPPPFEASDDWEVTPLSGDNPFFTSVVCKSQVQVPFQQVIPVRFHRHLPEVRAPAVLLCRGRSWTVSYCGVGKWRRLQGAWKDFARNNGLRLGDACVFELVVPTTASAGTEAAAATERDGNDSSGSSKDKEGKKMEVVFRVQVLRGGLPEEITSRGATSDDPLVILD, encoded by the exons ATGACGATGTGGTGGATGCTTGAGGTCGAGGCGAAAGCTTGGACAACGACGTTTGCGGACGTCGTTCCCTTCTTGGAGGCGTCCTTTCCTACCTCTCCTCCTACCGTACTGGATGTTGCAG aggaggaggagccgccattgccgcggccgccgccgccgtttgaAGCTTCAGACGACTGGGAGGTGACCCCGCTGTCCGGCGACAACCCCTTCTTCACCAGCGTCGTGTGTAAGAGCCAAGTCCAGGTGCCCTTCCAGCAG GTCATCCCGGTTCGTTTCCACCGCCACCTCCCGGAGGTGCGCGCGCCCGCGGTGCTCCTCTGCCGCGGCCGGTCGTGGACGGTGAGCTACTGCGGTGTCGGCAAGTGGAGGAGGCTCCAGGGGGCCTGGAAGGACTTCGCCCGCAACAACGGCCTCCGGCTCGGGGACGCCTGCGTCTTTGAGCTCGTCGTGCCCACTACTGCCAGTGCCGGAACTGAAGCTGCTGCTGCAACTGAAAGAGACGGAAATgacagcagcggcagcagcaagGACAAGGAGGGGAAGAAGATGGAGGTGGTGTTCCGGGTGCAGGTGCTCCGCGGCGGCCTGCCGGAGGAGATCACCTCCAGGGGCGCCACCTCTGACGACCCACTCGTCATCTTGGACTAG